From a region of the Hemitrygon akajei chromosome 16, sHemAka1.3, whole genome shotgun sequence genome:
- the LOC140740367 gene encoding perilipin-3-like isoform X2, with translation MASVNQAPEAPDRNQKDVPVGATSPHENVTCDQTLTEQASAKENIPEKNISNVMERGQEMSSPTVNKSAESNKEKPGPESAETKDEGVDKAVLHPTEQDQGHEGKLVSWMTDVKDKAVVKMTATSVQDNLEQTKTITEGSNTADQPTATSSDIKMLTARDLFFPMTKIKPAKVPAPIEGSVMGKESLCAYSGYLTSKPHSDGPRYSVAKMQQDTRDGQEVLSFLNKLLDLINVGKRGTESTHLEVHEHLNQILLDWREHQPKKQEEELLLEKPEAESRSLAMTHKLSNQLQTICQNLASSVRGLPQHIEEQVQHFCKWTAEISSTLSSATSFQDLSAQFLAQTRVKLMKIGDGMERVMDHVLNDADVDWLMGPISPHLNEGQEPRNPTTK, from the exons ATGGCATCAGTTAACCAAGCACCTGAGGCTCCAGATAGGAACCAAAAG GATGTGCCTGTGGGAGCTACTTCCCCTCATGAAAATGTTACTTGTGACCAGACACTGACTGAGCAGGCCAGTGCTAAGGAGAACATTCCTGAGAAAAATATCTCCAATGTGATGGAGCGAGGACAAGAAATGTCTTCACCAACGGTTAACAAAAGTGCTGAATCAAACAAGGAGAAGCCAGGGCCTGAAT CTGCAGAAACTAAAGATGAAGGGGTGGACAAAGCTGTGCTTCATCCTACTGAACAG GACCAGGGTCATGAAGGCAAGCTGGTGTCCTGGATGACTGATGTGAAAGACAAAGCAGTTGTGAAAATGACAGCAACCTCGGTTCAAGACAACTTGGAGCAAACTAAAACCATAACTGAAGGTTCCAATACTGCAGACCAGCCAACGGCTACCAGCTCTGATATTAAAATGCTGACAGCTAGAGATCTGTTCTTTCCAATGACCAAAATAAAACCAG CTAAAGTGCCAGCTCCCATTGAAGGGTCTGTAATGGGAAAAGAGAGTTTATGTGCCTACTCGGGATATTTGACATCAAAGCCTCACAGTGATGGACCTCGGTATTCTGTGGCCAAGATGCAACAAGACACACGGGATGGTCAGGAGGTTCTTTCCTTCTTGAATAAGCTTCTGGATCTG ATCAATGTAGGAAAGAGGGGAACTGAATCAACACACCTTGAAGTTCATGAGCATTTGAATCAGATCCTGCTTGACTGGAGAGAGCACCAACCAAAGAAACAAGAGGAAGAGTTGCTACTGGAAAAACCTGAA GCTGAATCTCGATCACTGGCCATGACTCACAAACTTTCCAACCAACTACAAACCATCTGTCAAAACTTGGCTTCAAGTGTTCGTGGGTTGCCTCAGCACATTGAAGAACAAGTACAACATTTCTGCAAATGGACAGCAGAGATCTCCAGCACCCTGTCCTCGGCCACTTCTTTTCAGGACCTGTCTGCACAATTCCTTGCACAGACAAGAGTGAAACTGATGAAGATTGGTGATGGAATGGAGCGGGTGATGGACCATGTGCTTAACGATGCAGATGTTGATTGGTTGATGGGACCCATTAGTCCACACCTGAATGAAGGTCAGGAACCTAGGAATCCCACAACTAAATGA
- the LOC140740367 gene encoding perilipin-3-like isoform X1, giving the protein MASVNQAPEAPDRNQKDVPVGATSPHENVTCDQTLTEQASAKENIPEKNISNVMERGQEMSSPTVNKSAESNKEKPGPESAETKDEGVDKAVLHPTEQDQGHEGKLVSWMTDVKDKAVVKMTATSVQDNLEQTKTITEGSNTADQPTATSSDIKMLTARDLFFPMTKIKPAKVPAPIEGSVMGKESLCAYSGYLTSKPHSDGPRYSVAKMQQDTRDGQEVLSFLNKLLDLINVGKRGTESTHLEVHEHLNQILLDWREHQPKKQEEELLLEKPEQAESRSLAMTHKLSNQLQTICQNLASSVRGLPQHIEEQVQHFCKWTAEISSTLSSATSFQDLSAQFLAQTRVKLMKIGDGMERVMDHVLNDADVDWLMGPISPHLNEGQEPRNPTTK; this is encoded by the exons ATGGCATCAGTTAACCAAGCACCTGAGGCTCCAGATAGGAACCAAAAG GATGTGCCTGTGGGAGCTACTTCCCCTCATGAAAATGTTACTTGTGACCAGACACTGACTGAGCAGGCCAGTGCTAAGGAGAACATTCCTGAGAAAAATATCTCCAATGTGATGGAGCGAGGACAAGAAATGTCTTCACCAACGGTTAACAAAAGTGCTGAATCAAACAAGGAGAAGCCAGGGCCTGAAT CTGCAGAAACTAAAGATGAAGGGGTGGACAAAGCTGTGCTTCATCCTACTGAACAG GACCAGGGTCATGAAGGCAAGCTGGTGTCCTGGATGACTGATGTGAAAGACAAAGCAGTTGTGAAAATGACAGCAACCTCGGTTCAAGACAACTTGGAGCAAACTAAAACCATAACTGAAGGTTCCAATACTGCAGACCAGCCAACGGCTACCAGCTCTGATATTAAAATGCTGACAGCTAGAGATCTGTTCTTTCCAATGACCAAAATAAAACCAG CTAAAGTGCCAGCTCCCATTGAAGGGTCTGTAATGGGAAAAGAGAGTTTATGTGCCTACTCGGGATATTTGACATCAAAGCCTCACAGTGATGGACCTCGGTATTCTGTGGCCAAGATGCAACAAGACACACGGGATGGTCAGGAGGTTCTTTCCTTCTTGAATAAGCTTCTGGATCTG ATCAATGTAGGAAAGAGGGGAACTGAATCAACACACCTTGAAGTTCATGAGCATTTGAATCAGATCCTGCTTGACTGGAGAGAGCACCAACCAAAGAAACAAGAGGAAGAGTTGCTACTGGAAAAACCTGAA CAGGCTGAATCTCGATCACTGGCCATGACTCACAAACTTTCCAACCAACTACAAACCATCTGTCAAAACTTGGCTTCAAGTGTTCGTGGGTTGCCTCAGCACATTGAAGAACAAGTACAACATTTCTGCAAATGGACAGCAGAGATCTCCAGCACCCTGTCCTCGGCCACTTCTTTTCAGGACCTGTCTGCACAATTCCTTGCACAGACAAGAGTGAAACTGATGAAGATTGGTGATGGAATGGAGCGGGTGATGGACCATGTGCTTAACGATGCAGATGTTGATTGGTTGATGGGACCCATTAGTCCACACCTGAATGAAGGTCAGGAACCTAGGAATCCCACAACTAAATGA